The following proteins are encoded in a genomic region of Burkholderia pyrrocinia:
- a CDS encoding ester cyclase, whose amino-acid sequence MSKALEEKNIALVLDALDTLFNKKDYEKAAQFWSDSYIQHSQLVPAGRDGLFGLVDSMPDLRFEYDMVAANGDFVWVHSRYSNSAMPTALIAVDILRIENGKMVEHWDVLQNEAVRSESAGGYPMFGDKFGDER is encoded by the coding sequence ATGTCGAAGGCACTTGAAGAAAAGAACATCGCGCTCGTTCTCGACGCGCTCGACACGTTGTTCAACAAGAAGGATTACGAGAAGGCTGCGCAGTTCTGGTCCGACTCCTACATCCAGCACAGCCAGCTCGTTCCGGCTGGCCGCGACGGTCTGTTCGGCCTCGTCGATTCGATGCCCGACCTGCGTTTCGAGTACGACATGGTGGCCGCAAACGGCGACTTCGTGTGGGTGCACAGCCGCTACAGCAACTCCGCCATGCCTACGGCGCTGATTGCGGTGGATATCTTGCGAATCGAGAACGGGAAGATGGTCGAGCATTGGGACGTGCTGCAGAACGAAGCGGTGCGCAGCGAATCCGCCGGCGGCTATCCGATGTTTGGCGACAAGTTTGGCGACGAGCGCTAA
- a CDS encoding YciI-like protein yields MHYQLIYELVDDYLSRREPFRAQHLALAQAATERGELVLAGALADPADQAVLVFEGDSPEAAESFARADPYVQNGLVKSWRVRPWRVVIGKHAPR; encoded by the coding sequence ATGCATTACCAGCTGATCTACGAACTCGTCGACGATTACCTGTCCCGGCGCGAACCGTTCCGCGCGCAGCACCTCGCACTCGCACAGGCCGCGACCGAGCGCGGCGAACTCGTGCTCGCCGGCGCGCTGGCCGACCCGGCCGACCAAGCCGTGCTCGTGTTCGAAGGCGATTCGCCGGAAGCGGCCGAGTCGTTCGCGCGTGCCGATCCGTACGTGCAGAACGGCCTCGTGAAATCGTGGCGCGTGCGTCCGTGGCGCGTCGTGATCGGCAAGCACGCGCCGCGCTAG
- a CDS encoding LysR family transcriptional regulator → MDIVLAMRVFARVVETKSFTRAADTMDLTRGRVTVIVQSLEAHLKARLLQRTTRSLNLTADGAAYYERCVRVLADLDDIENSFLGKERSPRGRLRVDMPGALGRVIVMPALSDFHARYPDIDLMLGLGDKPLDLVQEGIDCVVRIGTLQDSSLVARRVGIYQGVTVASPDYLEQSGTPQTLEELADHRTVNYYWGRTGRIMPLTFDVDGKAVEVRMRGSIAVNDAEAYLSGALKGLGIVQGSRFLALPHLESGALVEILSQWKPPPLPISAVYPHNRHLSATVRAFVDWIAELFRNDPRLSSTPETDARCGPASIDTQDGDAIDLDGDEEEPIA, encoded by the coding sequence ATGGATATCGTGTTGGCCATGAGAGTATTCGCCCGCGTCGTGGAAACGAAAAGTTTTACGCGTGCAGCCGATACGATGGACCTGACACGGGGGCGCGTGACCGTGATCGTCCAGAGCCTCGAGGCCCACCTGAAAGCCCGGCTGCTGCAGCGCACCACGCGCAGCCTGAACCTCACGGCGGACGGCGCGGCCTATTACGAGCGATGCGTGCGCGTCCTCGCGGATCTCGACGACATCGAGAATTCGTTCCTCGGCAAGGAGCGATCGCCGCGCGGCAGGTTGCGCGTGGACATGCCCGGCGCGCTCGGGCGCGTCATCGTCATGCCCGCGCTGAGCGACTTTCATGCGCGCTATCCGGACATCGACCTGATGCTCGGCTTGGGAGACAAGCCGCTGGATCTGGTCCAGGAAGGCATCGACTGCGTGGTGCGCATCGGCACCCTGCAGGATTCGTCGCTGGTGGCGAGACGTGTCGGCATCTACCAGGGCGTGACCGTTGCAAGCCCCGACTATCTCGAGCAATCGGGCACCCCGCAGACGCTGGAAGAACTCGCCGATCACCGTACCGTGAACTACTACTGGGGCCGCACGGGGCGGATCATGCCGCTGACGTTCGACGTCGACGGCAAAGCGGTCGAGGTGAGGATGCGCGGCTCCATCGCGGTAAACGACGCGGAAGCCTATCTGAGCGGCGCGCTGAAGGGCCTCGGCATTGTCCAGGGCTCCCGCTTCCTCGCACTGCCGCACCTCGAATCGGGCGCGCTGGTCGAGATTCTGTCGCAATGGAAACCGCCGCCGCTGCCCATCTCCGCGGTCTATCCGCACAATCGCCACCTTTCCGCCACCGTGCGCGCATTCGTCGACTGGATCGCCGAGCTGTTCCGCAACGACCCTCGGTTATCCAGTACGCCGGAGACGGATGCGCGCTGCGGCCCGGCCAGCATCGATACGCAGGATGGCGACGCGATCGACCTGGACGGTGACGAAGAAGAGCCGATAGCGTAG
- a CDS encoding glutathione S-transferase family protein yields the protein MKLVGPWLSGYTRRVGVTLNLLNIPFEHLPYHAYQQPERVAAFSPMKRVPALQLDDGQVLIDSGAIVDYLDSLVPAEQRLMPAGGPERVRAMQLVSYATACYDKLARYCDELMLRPESYRLAHLQAGYLEQMQAGFGVLNAADAEPWLLGARISQADIMTVIAFQSAAVVMPHAITSDAFPQLARLAQHAMQSAAFSSTVPDLSDMQASGLLGTNSGT from the coding sequence ATGAAACTGGTGGGTCCGTGGTTGTCCGGGTACACGCGCCGTGTCGGCGTGACATTGAATCTCCTGAACATCCCGTTCGAGCATCTGCCTTATCACGCTTACCAGCAGCCGGAGCGCGTCGCGGCATTCAGCCCGATGAAGCGGGTGCCCGCACTGCAACTGGACGACGGCCAGGTGCTCATCGACAGCGGCGCGATCGTCGACTATCTGGACAGCCTGGTACCGGCCGAGCAGCGCTTGATGCCTGCCGGCGGCCCGGAGCGCGTGCGCGCGATGCAGCTCGTGAGCTATGCGACAGCTTGCTACGACAAGCTGGCGCGCTATTGCGACGAACTGATGCTGCGCCCCGAGTCTTATCGACTGGCACATCTGCAGGCCGGCTACCTGGAACAAATGCAGGCCGGGTTCGGCGTACTGAATGCCGCTGATGCGGAACCGTGGCTGCTTGGCGCGCGCATTTCGCAAGCGGACATCATGACCGTCATCGCCTTTCAGAGTGCCGCGGTGGTCATGCCGCACGCGATCACCAGCGACGCATTTCCCCAATTGGCGCGCCTCGCGCAGCATGCCATGCAGTCGGCTGCGTTTTCTTCGACGGTTCCCGACCTGAGCGATATGCAGGCCTCGGGACTGCTCGGCACGAACAGCGGCACATAG
- a CDS encoding aminoacyl-tRNA deacylase, with protein MPVSATLQDCLRQKSSRYEVVYHPYSHTSMETAAAAHIPGDRLAKTVLLEDDEGYVAAVLPTTHAVRLSDLWVKTGRHLVLAREVELRELFKDCDMGALPPVCMAYGMKTFLEERLAQQPEVYFEAGDHEALIHMTQEEFLMLMETAERAHFSHKMQGMMLS; from the coding sequence ATGCCTGTGTCAGCCACCCTGCAGGATTGCCTGCGCCAGAAGTCATCTCGGTACGAAGTCGTGTACCACCCTTATAGCCATACGAGCATGGAGACGGCCGCCGCCGCGCATATTCCCGGCGACCGCCTCGCGAAAACCGTGCTGCTTGAAGACGACGAGGGCTACGTCGCCGCCGTCCTGCCGACGACGCACGCCGTGCGCCTGTCGGACCTCTGGGTGAAGACGGGCCGTCATCTCGTGCTCGCCCGGGAGGTCGAATTGCGCGAACTGTTCAAGGATTGCGACATGGGCGCGTTGCCGCCGGTCTGCATGGCGTACGGGATGAAAACGTTTCTCGAGGAACGCCTCGCTCAGCAGCCGGAAGTCTATTTCGAGGCTGGCGACCACGAAGCGCTGATCCACATGACGCAGGAAGAATTCCTGATGCTGATGGAGACGGCCGAGCGCGCGCATTTCTCGCACAAGATGCAAGGGATGATGTTGTCCTGA
- a CDS encoding MaoC family dehydratase, with protein sequence MEQQPLTFDDLKVGDTFVGDTCEVTAADIKRFAAEFDPQPFHLDDDAARSTMFGGLAASGWHTAAITMRLLVSSGPKLANGVLGAGADIEWKLPTRAGDVLRVESEVAELTPSRSRPQYGMLTLRSRTVNQRGEVVQILTARLMVARRAA encoded by the coding sequence ATGGAACAGCAGCCTCTCACCTTCGACGATCTCAAGGTCGGCGACACTTTCGTCGGCGATACGTGCGAGGTCACCGCCGCCGACATCAAGCGATTCGCAGCGGAATTCGATCCGCAGCCGTTCCATCTCGACGACGACGCCGCGCGCAGCACGATGTTCGGCGGCCTGGCCGCCAGCGGCTGGCATACCGCGGCGATCACGATGCGGCTGCTCGTATCGAGCGGACCGAAGCTGGCCAACGGGGTACTCGGCGCCGGCGCCGACATCGAATGGAAGCTGCCGACGCGCGCCGGCGACGTGCTGCGCGTCGAGAGCGAAGTCGCGGAGCTGACGCCGTCCCGGTCGCGCCCGCAGTACGGGATGCTGACGCTGCGATCCAGGACGGTCAATCAACGCGGCGAAGTCGTGCAGATTCTGACCGCCAGGCTGATGGTCGCGCGTCGCGCTGCGTGA
- a CDS encoding alpha/beta hydrolase — MRINGYSQPIDVRSFRPSAQKHPLSIVLYFHGGLFTTGSLDETNAVCEALALQARAWVLSIGYSLAPAFPFPNAVEDAHRALQWVRSEAKGMRADKRQMAVAGHDAGGNIATGLAAIARDRGDAGIRAQVLLAPLLDPSMTRVGRYTMHATPAIDALAASYRAYLPTLSQRVHPYAAPLESCRLAQLPATFIATVEHDPLHIEAEHYAASLIAAGVPTECARYAGTTRAGIATHAPTLLAVSGFLRRQLAGS; from the coding sequence GTGCGCATCAACGGCTACAGCCAGCCGATTGACGTGCGCAGCTTCCGGCCGTCGGCGCAGAAGCACCCGCTCTCGATCGTCCTCTATTTCCACGGCGGCCTGTTCACGACCGGCTCGCTCGACGAAACGAATGCCGTCTGCGAGGCGCTCGCGTTGCAGGCGCGTGCATGGGTGCTCTCCATCGGCTACTCGCTCGCCCCGGCCTTTCCCTTTCCGAATGCGGTGGAAGACGCGCATCGTGCGCTGCAGTGGGTGCGATCCGAAGCCAAGGGGATGCGTGCGGACAAGCGACAGATGGCCGTTGCCGGCCACGACGCCGGCGGGAACATCGCCACGGGTCTCGCCGCCATTGCGCGCGACCGCGGCGACGCCGGTATCCGTGCGCAGGTGCTGCTTGCGCCGCTGCTCGACCCGAGCATGACGCGCGTCGGCCGGTACACGATGCATGCGACACCCGCCATCGACGCGTTGGCGGCCAGCTACCGCGCGTATCTGCCCACGTTGTCGCAGCGCGTTCATCCGTATGCCGCGCCGCTCGAATCCTGTCGCCTCGCCCAACTTCCGGCCACGTTCATTGCCACGGTCGAGCATGACCCGCTGCATATCGAAGCCGAACATTACGCCGCGTCGTTGATTGCCGCGGGCGTCCCCACGGAATGCGCGCGCTATGCCGGCACGACGCGCGCGGGCATCGCGACGCATGCGCCCACGCTGCTCGCGGTCAGCGGTTTCCTCCGGCGCCAGCTTGCGGGCAGCTAA
- a CDS encoding alkene reductase codes for MLEPIRMGNLDLPNRIVMAPLTRMRAANPEHAPTALHADYYAQRASAGLIISEGVFVSPEGFGWADVPGLWSDAQVRGWRVVTEAVHRAGGRIVAQLWHTGSIGHPDLLGGDAPPSASAVNPEQQSVTASGRKDTVVPRPMTKDEIRRTVADFGRAARNAIAAGFDGVQIQGGYHYLFNQFLNVRTNLRTDEYGGTIENRARFLFEVVETVVEAAGAHRTGIKTGPATSETGAFVSTDETLATSEYVIGRLNEFDLSHLLLMGAMTDLSATPLAELAGDGMFRHFRSIYRGNIIANVDLDRANGNRLIDAGLVDMVAFGRPFIANPDLPKRFAIDVPLAEVVWPTVYGANADGYTDYPTLQALPA; via the coding sequence TTGCTCGAACCGATCCGCATGGGGAATCTCGATTTGCCCAACCGCATCGTCATGGCGCCGCTCACGCGCATGCGGGCGGCGAATCCCGAGCATGCGCCGACCGCCCTGCATGCCGACTACTATGCGCAGCGTGCGTCCGCGGGGCTGATCATCAGCGAAGGTGTTTTCGTGAGCCCCGAGGGCTTCGGATGGGCAGACGTTCCCGGCCTGTGGAGCGACGCGCAGGTGCGCGGCTGGCGCGTGGTGACGGAAGCCGTGCATCGAGCAGGCGGCCGGATCGTCGCGCAGCTCTGGCATACCGGTTCGATCGGGCACCCGGATTTGCTGGGCGGCGATGCGCCGCCGTCCGCTTCCGCGGTCAATCCGGAACAGCAGAGCGTGACGGCGTCCGGCCGCAAGGACACCGTCGTGCCGCGTCCAATGACCAAGGACGAAATCCGCCGTACGGTCGCCGATTTTGGCCGGGCAGCACGCAACGCGATCGCGGCCGGCTTCGATGGTGTGCAGATCCAGGGCGGGTACCACTATCTGTTCAACCAGTTCCTCAACGTTCGCACCAACCTGCGCACGGACGAATATGGCGGCACGATTGAAAATCGCGCACGCTTCCTGTTCGAGGTTGTCGAGACCGTGGTCGAGGCAGCCGGCGCACACCGGACGGGGATCAAGACCGGGCCGGCGACGTCCGAAACGGGCGCCTTCGTTTCCACGGACGAGACCCTCGCGACATCCGAATACGTGATCGGCCGGCTCAACGAATTCGATCTTTCGCATCTGCTGCTGATGGGCGCCATGACGGATCTGTCGGCAACGCCGCTGGCCGAACTGGCCGGCGACGGCATGTTCCGCCATTTCCGCAGCATCTACCGCGGCAACATCATCGCCAACGTCGATCTCGATCGTGCGAACGGCAATCGGCTTATCGACGCGGGGCTGGTCGACATGGTGGCCTTCGGCCGCCCTTTCATCGCCAATCCGGATCTGCCGAAACGCTTCGCGATCGACGTACCGCTTGCCGAAGTCGTCTGGCCGACGGTCTATGGCGCGAACGCCGACGGCTACACCGACTACCCGACCCTTCAGGCGCTGCCGGCGTGA
- a CDS encoding GNAT family N-acetyltransferase, producing MLERQPKATSLSVSNGIRTHTEQGEYNAEERMDTIGIEPAPYCESMPDGPALSIRRIWEARDGTPVLLRAIEHGDLEIERDLVDRLSSQSRYMRLMSARKPTDDEMVRWTCIDRQREGAVIATIWAGGHERLIGVARYAMNDGESDIAECAIVIDDAWHRQGLGRALLSSLIDLAGRSGIKRMVGTTLSENDAMIGLARSLGFSLFREAGVAFVTNLRLDLDARHSALPDEA from the coding sequence ATGTTGGAGCGCCAGCCGAAAGCGACGTCGCTTTCCGTGTCGAACGGAATCCGGACGCACACCGAGCAGGGCGAATACAATGCGGAGGAAAGGATGGATACGATCGGGATCGAACCGGCCCCATACTGCGAGTCCATGCCGGACGGACCGGCCCTCAGCATCCGGCGCATTTGGGAGGCGAGGGACGGAACGCCAGTACTCCTGCGTGCCATCGAGCACGGCGATCTCGAGATCGAACGCGACCTGGTCGACCGGCTGTCGAGCCAGAGTCGCTACATGCGGTTGATGTCGGCGCGCAAGCCGACCGACGACGAGATGGTCCGATGGACCTGCATCGACCGCCAGCGGGAAGGCGCGGTAATCGCAACGATCTGGGCCGGCGGCCATGAGCGCCTGATCGGCGTCGCGCGCTACGCGATGAACGACGGCGAATCCGATATCGCCGAATGCGCGATCGTGATCGACGATGCCTGGCATCGGCAAGGACTCGGCCGTGCGTTGTTGTCGAGTCTGATCGATCTTGCAGGACGGTCGGGCATCAAGCGGATGGTCGGCACGACGTTGAGCGAGAACGACGCGATGATCGGTCTGGCGCGGTCACTCGGATTCAGCTTGTTTCGGGAGGCGGGGGTGGCGTTCGTGACGAACCTGCGGCTCGATCTGGATGCTCGTCATTCGGCGCTGCCGGACGAAGCCTGA
- a CDS encoding DUF4148 domain-containing protein — translation MKSMIRTLVVASALAAPAITFAQATQPLTRAQVRNELIELKQAGYNPMDYYYAESLQAAEAKVARQHERDAQTESGSKQVMFQAEAHSPLNVMRK, via the coding sequence ATGAAATCGATGATTCGTACACTCGTCGTTGCATCCGCACTCGCTGCGCCCGCAATCACTTTCGCGCAGGCAACCCAGCCGCTGACGCGCGCGCAGGTTCGCAACGAACTCATCGAGCTCAAGCAAGCCGGCTACAACCCGATGGACTACTACTATGCGGAAAGCCTGCAGGCCGCCGAAGCGAAAGTCGCGCGCCAGCACGAACGTGACGCACAGACCGAATCCGGAAGCAAGCAGGTCATGTTCCAGGCCGAAGCACATTCGCCGCTGAACGTCATGCGGAAATGA
- a CDS encoding SDR family oxidoreductase encodes MKLSGNTIFITGGTSGIGRTLAEAFHQRGNKVIVAGRRKALLDEIAKQNPGIDTVELDIGDAAQIRKVAAQLIERYPALNVVINNAGIMPFDDAGGPLDDEQAVRLVTTNLLGPVRVSAAFVEHLKQQPDATIINNSSVLAYVPLASTALYSATKAAIHSYTLSQRFMLRDTGVSVLEIAPPWVDTDLVHKSGDSRAMPVDAFVAETLKLLETATTEVVVEAAKPLRDNAGPNEHAFVEQFNQLIAENPIPVA; translated from the coding sequence ATGAAACTCAGCGGAAATACCATCTTCATCACCGGCGGCACATCGGGCATCGGCCGTACGCTGGCGGAAGCCTTTCACCAGCGCGGCAACAAGGTCATCGTCGCCGGCCGTCGCAAGGCGCTGCTCGATGAAATCGCGAAGCAAAACCCCGGCATCGACACCGTCGAGCTCGATATCGGCGACGCGGCGCAGATCCGCAAGGTCGCCGCGCAACTGATCGAGCGCTATCCGGCGCTGAACGTCGTGATCAACAACGCGGGCATCATGCCGTTCGACGACGCCGGCGGGCCGCTCGATGACGAACAGGCGGTGCGACTCGTCACGACGAACCTGCTCGGCCCCGTGCGCGTGAGCGCGGCGTTCGTCGAGCACCTGAAGCAGCAGCCCGACGCGACGATCATCAACAACAGTTCGGTGCTCGCGTACGTGCCGCTCGCGTCGACAGCCCTCTATTCGGCGACGAAGGCCGCGATCCACTCGTACACGCTGTCGCAACGCTTCATGCTGCGCGACACCGGCGTGAGCGTGCTCGAAATTGCCCCGCCGTGGGTCGACACCGATCTCGTGCACAAGAGCGGCGACTCGCGCGCGATGCCGGTCGACGCGTTTGTCGCAGAAACGCTGAAGCTGCTCGAAACCGCGACGACCGAAGTCGTCGTCGAGGCAGCCAAGCCGTTGCGCGACAACGCGGGGCCGAACGAACACGCATTCGTCGAGCAGTTCAACCAGCTCATCGCGGAGAACCCGATTCCCGTTGCATGA
- a CDS encoding gamma-glutamylcyclotransferase: MSDDRRTTDSVYEMTRERLARGTLLQALRADPPAGMTIRNDAELERTLRATLDRHASGRDLHVFAYGSLMWNPALDVAGSSVAHVEGWHRAFCLRLVIARGTPEQPGAMLALDRGGRCDGVLYRIDAAKVESELRLLWRREMLADSYEPQWITAKVDGQSIRALTFVVNRLHDRYLGGYALDRVAHLIRTGRGPLGTSRDYFDSTVQALARFSLHDAGIEQLLREIRGADEAESANG; encoded by the coding sequence ATGTCCGACGATCGACGCACCACCGACTCCGTCTACGAGATGACGCGCGAGCGCTTGGCGCGAGGCACGCTGCTGCAGGCGCTGCGCGCGGATCCGCCGGCCGGCATGACGATTCGAAACGATGCGGAACTTGAACGCACGTTGCGGGCTACGCTCGACCGCCACGCATCCGGGCGCGATCTCCACGTATTCGCGTACGGTTCGTTGATGTGGAATCCGGCACTCGATGTCGCCGGTTCGTCGGTTGCGCACGTCGAGGGCTGGCACCGGGCGTTCTGCTTGCGGCTCGTCATCGCGCGCGGCACGCCCGAGCAACCGGGCGCGATGCTCGCGCTCGACCGCGGTGGCAGGTGCGACGGCGTGCTGTACCGGATCGACGCGGCCAAGGTCGAATCCGAATTACGCTTGCTGTGGCGACGCGAAATGCTGGCCGATTCGTACGAACCGCAATGGATCACGGCGAAAGTCGACGGCCAATCGATCCGCGCGCTGACCTTCGTCGTCAACCGGTTGCACGACCGCTACCTCGGCGGATACGCGCTCGACCGCGTTGCGCACCTGATCCGCACCGGTCGCGGCCCGCTCGGCACGTCGCGCGACTACTTCGACTCGACCGTTCAGGCGCTGGCGCGCTTCAGTCTCCATGACGCCGGCATCGAACAGCTCCTGCGCGAGATACGCGGCGCGGACGAAGCCGAATCCGCGAACGGTTGA
- a CDS encoding adenosine-specific kinase, with the protein MLQLQTVAVDKPEAVNFILGQSHFIKSVEDIHEALVGTVPGIRFGLAFCEASGKRLVRRSGTDVELVELACRNARAIGAGHAFIVFLGDGFYPVNVLNAIKAVPEVCRIYCATANPTDVIVAETAQGRGIVGVVDGFPPLGIENDDDVRWRKDLLRTIGYKA; encoded by the coding sequence ATGCTGCAATTGCAAACCGTCGCCGTCGACAAGCCCGAGGCCGTGAATTTCATCCTCGGCCAGTCGCATTTCATCAAGTCCGTCGAGGACATCCACGAGGCGCTGGTCGGCACCGTGCCCGGCATCCGTTTCGGGCTCGCGTTCTGCGAGGCATCGGGCAAGCGGCTCGTGCGCCGTTCCGGCACCGATGTGGAACTCGTCGAACTCGCGTGCCGCAACGCCCGCGCAATCGGCGCCGGTCACGCTTTCATCGTGTTCCTCGGCGACGGTTTCTATCCGGTCAACGTGCTCAATGCGATCAAGGCCGTGCCGGAGGTCTGCCGGATCTACTGCGCGACCGCGAACCCGACCGACGTGATCGTCGCGGAGACCGCGCAAGGACGCGGGATCGTCGGCGTCGTCGACGGCTTTCCGCCGCTCGGCATCGAGAACGACGACGACGTGCGCTGGCGCAAGGATCTGCTGCGCACGATCGGATACAAGGCGTAG
- a CDS encoding LysR family transcriptional regulator, which produces MDRIAAMNAFVRVVEAGTFTKAADTLDMPNATLTRLIQKLEEDLQVRLLHRTTRSVTVTPEGAIYYERVVRLLADLAEIESSTTHARAKPSGKIRVDTAAAIGTLVLVPALAEFYDAYPDVEIELDIGNKRSDVIAEGIDCAIRAGEVDEQSLVARQIGSFGFTTCATPAFLDAHGTPTSPDQLRDFPTLGMIPSRGGRALPFQFSVDGKRSDLALNHRLVVNDTNAYLAAGHANLGIIQAPSYSVRDAIAAGTLVPILEDWTPHPNPICVIYAPNRYLSAKVRVFIDWVIALFERDEHLRRR; this is translated from the coding sequence ATGGACCGCATCGCTGCGATGAACGCATTCGTCCGAGTCGTGGAAGCCGGAACCTTCACGAAAGCGGCCGATACGCTCGACATGCCGAATGCGACGTTGACGCGGCTGATCCAGAAGCTCGAGGAAGACCTGCAGGTTCGACTGCTGCATCGCACCACGCGATCGGTGACGGTCACCCCGGAAGGGGCGATCTACTACGAGCGCGTCGTGCGTCTGCTCGCCGATCTCGCGGAAATCGAATCGTCGACGACCCATGCACGCGCGAAGCCGTCCGGCAAGATTCGCGTGGATACCGCGGCGGCGATCGGCACGCTCGTCCTCGTGCCCGCGCTCGCGGAATTCTATGACGCGTACCCCGACGTCGAGATCGAACTCGATATCGGCAACAAGCGTAGCGACGTGATCGCCGAAGGCATCGACTGCGCGATACGCGCGGGCGAAGTCGACGAGCAGTCGCTGGTCGCGCGGCAGATCGGCAGCTTCGGCTTCACGACCTGTGCGACGCCCGCATTCCTCGACGCGCACGGTACGCCGACGTCGCCGGACCAGCTGCGCGATTTTCCGACCCTCGGCATGATTCCTTCGCGCGGCGGCCGCGCGTTGCCGTTTCAGTTCTCGGTCGACGGAAAGAGAAGCGATCTCGCACTGAATCATCGGCTCGTCGTGAACGATACGAACGCTTACCTCGCCGCGGGCCATGCGAACCTCGGCATCATCCAGGCGCCGTCCTATTCGGTCCGCGACGCCATCGCCGCCGGCACGCTCGTGCCGATCCTCGAAGACTGGACGCCCCATCCCAACCCGATCTGCGTGATCTACGCGCCCAACCGCTACCTGAGCGCGAAAGTACGCGTGTTCATCGACTGGGTCATCGCGCTGTTCGAGCGCGACGAGCACCTCAGGCGCCGCTGA
- a CDS encoding cysteine synthase A has product MDVRRGFVDCVGRTPLIRLAKLSAETGCEILGKAEFMNPGGSVKDRAALYIIRDAEQRGALKPGGTVVEGTAGNTGIGLAHICAARGYRCVIVIPDTQSPDKMAILRTLGADVRPVPAAPYRDPNNYQKIAGRLADELDNAVWANQFDNVVNRQAHYETTGPEIWRDTAGTVDAFVCATGTGGTLAGVSRYLKEQNPEVRIVLADPHGSGLYGYVKTGDLSAEGNSITEGIGSTRVTANLAGAPIDDAVRIDDPLCVKMVYRLLREEGLYVGGSSGINVAAAVWLARRMGAGHTIVTLLCDRGDIYRARLFNREWLREKGLEPGLEPE; this is encoded by the coding sequence ATGGACGTGCGACGAGGCTTCGTCGACTGCGTGGGGCGCACGCCGCTGATCCGGCTGGCGAAACTCAGCGCGGAAACGGGCTGCGAAATCCTGGGCAAGGCGGAATTCATGAATCCGGGCGGATCGGTGAAGGATCGCGCGGCGCTCTACATCATCCGCGACGCCGAGCAGCGCGGCGCACTGAAGCCGGGCGGCACCGTCGTCGAGGGTACGGCGGGCAACACGGGCATCGGTCTTGCGCATATCTGCGCGGCTCGCGGTTATCGCTGCGTGATCGTGATTCCCGACACGCAATCGCCGGACAAGATGGCAATCCTGCGCACGCTCGGCGCCGACGTGCGCCCGGTGCCGGCGGCGCCGTACCGCGACCCGAACAACTATCAGAAGATTGCCGGGCGGCTTGCCGACGAACTCGACAACGCGGTATGGGCCAACCAGTTCGACAATGTCGTCAACCGGCAGGCGCACTACGAGACGACCGGGCCGGAAATCTGGCGCGACACGGCGGGCACGGTCGATGCATTCGTCTGCGCCACCGGCACGGGCGGCACGCTGGCGGGCGTGAGCCGCTACCTGAAGGAGCAGAATCCGGAGGTCCGGATCGTGCTGGCCGATCCCCACGGCAGCGGGCTCTACGGTTACGTGAAAACGGGCGACCTCAGCGCCGAAGGCAACTCGATCACCGAAGGCATCGGTTCGACGCGCGTCACCGCGAATCTCGCCGGCGCGCCGATCGATGACGCCGTGCGGATCGATGATCCGCTGTGCGTGAAGATGGTCTACCGGCTGCTGCGCGAGGAAGGGCTGTACGTCGGCGGATCGAGCGGCATCAACGTCGCGGCGGCGGTCTGGCTGGCCCGCCGGATGGGTGCGGGGCACACGATCGTGACCTTGCTGTGCGATCGCGGCGACATCTATCGAGCGCGGCTTTTCAACCGCGAATGGCTGCGCGAAAAGGGGTTGGAACCGGGGTTGGAGCCCGAATGA